TGAATTAAAAAATAAAGGGGGGAGGAAAATTTCCTCCCCCTTTTTATCTATTTCACTAATCCATTGGAGGCATCTCAGGCGTCTTCTTCTCCTTCTCCGGCTTCTCCGCGACCAAGGATTCTGTCGTAATGATCATGCTCGCTATACTCGCAGCGTTCTGAAGGGCAGATCTCACAACCTTCGCAGGATCAACTATTCCCGCAGACATCATGTCCTCAAGCTCTCCGGTAAGAGCGTTAAACCCAGTTCCTTTATCAGCCTCTTTAACCTTCTCGACGATAACGGATCCATCCACACCAGCATTTTCAGCTATCTGGCGGAGCGGATACTCAAGCGCCTTCCTGACGATCATGGCACCGGTCTTCTCATCGCCGTTTAAGGTCTCTATCATCTTCTCAAGCTCCGGTATAGTGTTGAGGTAAGCAACTCCACCACCCGGAACAATTCCTTCCTCAACAGCCGCCTTGGTAGCAGAAAGAGCATCCTCTATCTTGTATTTCCTTGCCTTAAGCTCTGTCTCCGTCGGAGCACCAACCTGTATGACCGCAACGCCACCGAGAATCTTAGCGAGCCTTTCCCTCAGTTTCTCCTTATCATACTCGCTTGTAGCCTGCTCAAGCTCCGTCCTTATCTGAGCGGCACGCTTCTTTATAGCCTCAGGATCACCATATCCTCCTATGATGGTGGTATCCTCCTTCGTAACCTTGACCTTCTTCGCCCTTCCAAGCATATCAAGCGTAACGTTCTCCAGCTTGATACCAAGTTCCTCGGATACAACCTGCCCTCCCGTAACGATAGCTATATCCTGAAGCATAGCCTTTCTCCTCTCACCGAAGCCCGGAGCCTTAACCGCAACGCTCTGAAGAGTTCCACGCAACTTATTAACT
The genomic region above belongs to Synergistota bacterium and contains:
- the groL gene encoding chaperonin GroEL (60 kDa chaperone family; promotes refolding of misfolded polypeptides especially under stressful conditions; forms two stacked rings of heptamers to form a barrel-shaped 14mer; ends can be capped by GroES; misfolded proteins enter the barrel where they are refolded when GroES binds), with protein sequence MAKMIIFDEEARRALERGVNKVADTVRVTLGPRGRNVVLEKKFGSPTITNDGVTIAKEIEVEDPFENMGAQLVREVASKTNDVAGDGTTTATVLAQAMVREGLKNVAAGANPVFLRKGIEKAVDKVVEEIKKMAVEVKDKEKIAQVAAISANNEEIGKLIAEAMEKVGHEGVITVEESQTIGTTLEMVEGLQFDKGYLSPYMITDPERMEAVLEEPYILICGNKISNIRDFLPILEKVVQTGKPFLVIAEDVEGEALATLIVNKLRGTLQSVAVKAPGFGERRKAMLQDIAIVTGGQVVSEELGIKLENVTLDMLGRAKKVKVTKEDTTIIGGYGDPEAIKKRAAQIRTELEQATSEYDKEKLRERLAKILGGVAVIQVGAPTETELKARKYKIEDALSATKAAVEEGIVPGGGVAYLNTIPELEKMIETLNGDEKTGAMIVRKALEYPLRQIAENAGVDGSVIVEKVKEADKGTGFNALTGELEDMMSAGIVDPAKVVRSALQNAASIASMIITTESLVAEKPEKEKKTPEMPPMD